The genomic window AGGGTCATTACGCAACGATGTGGCAACTGCAACAAAATGCCTGATAAACAAATGTATGCCGTTGAAATTTCACAAACTAAGCAGTGGCTAGAAGAAATAATTATTGGTTTGAATTTTTGCCCTTTTGCAAAAAAAGAGTTTGTTAATAACACGATACATTATCAAGTTTGCCCAGCAAAAAAGGTCGAACCGGCTTTAGCAGAATTAGCCATAGAATTTGAAAGACTCGTCGCTGACCCCAGCATAGAAACGACTTTATTGATTTTTACTGAAGGCTTTAAAGGTTTTGAAAGCTACCTTGATTTACTCGATGAGGCTAATGAATTGTTGTTCACCTTAGGTTATGAAGGTGTCTTTCAACTGGCCAGTTTTCATCCTGATTATTATTTTGAAGGTGAGCCATTCAACGCAGCCTCTAATTATACCAACCGTTCGCCATTACCTACGCTTCATTTAATACGAGAAGCGAGTATGGAAAAGGTACTATCTGTGTATAAAAATCC from Colwellia sp. PAMC 20917 includes these protein-coding regions:
- a CDS encoding DUF1415 domain-containing protein, encoding MPDKQMYAVEISQTKQWLEEIIIGLNFCPFAKKEFVNNTIHYQVCPAKKVEPALAELAIEFERLVADPSIETTLLIFTEGFKGFESYLDLLDEANELLFTLGYEGVFQLASFHPDYYFEGEPFNAASNYTNRSPLPTLHLIREASMEKVLSVYKNPQQIPDNNIALAQEKGAHYFQNILKRIAKLHR